Proteins encoded by one window of Panicum virgatum strain AP13 chromosome 7N, P.virgatum_v5, whole genome shotgun sequence:
- the LOC120683103 gene encoding uncharacterized protein LOC120683103, whose translation MRRQPFSRHDGFFASLQRVEDRLTSEQHQEQDPAPPPPATACQPEPAPFSDTLTTASPLLLLDPAQPSVAASRDSSGPALDFLTALTDQEQDDDDDDSGGDGVEEDIARLMALLGLSPPPPDGDDGCDAGGGTGGCDCSGADGFLAKVVGVAGPKCDGEKRRLDAWIRHYYHRREGGGCRVREPARLAHLLLARASSDAAAAVVAPATVVDFLERDPK comes from the coding sequence ATGCGGCGGCAGCCCTTCTCTCGGCACGATGGCTTCTTCGCCTCGCTTCAGCGGGTGGAGGACCGACTGACCTCCGAGCAGCATCAGGAGCAggacccggcgccgccgccgccggcgacggcatGCCAACCCGAGCCGGCGCCGTTCTCGGATACCTTGACGACCGCGTCCCCGCTGCTCCTTCTCGACCCAGCACAGCCCAGCGTGGCCGCGAGCCGCGACAGCAGCGGCCCCGCGCTGGACTTCCTCACCGCCCTCACCGATCAGGAgcaagacgacgacgacgacgacagtggCGGCGACGGTGTCGAGGAGGACATTGCACGGCTCATGGCGCTGCTAGGCCTGTCGCCCCCGCCACCGGACGGCGACGACGGCTGCGACGctggcggcggcacgggcgggTGCGACTGCAGCGGCGCCGACGGATTCCTGGCCAAGGTCGTCGGCGTGGCCGGCCCCAAGTGTGACGGGGAGAAGCGGAGGCTGGACGCCTGGATCCGCCATTATTACCACCGAAGGGAAGGCGGCGGGTGCCGGGTCAGGGAGCCCGCGAGGCTGGCGCACCTGCTGCTCGCCAGGGCCTccagcgacgcggcggcggccgtcgtagCCCCGGCCACCGTGGTGGACTTTCTTGAACGCGATCCAAAATAG
- the LOC120683733 gene encoding peroxidase 31-like codes for MGLPLRRRLLLLPLALLATAACAAAAAPRLSPNYYRRSCPRVERIVSDVIAAKQRANPSTAAGTLRLFFHDCFVNGCDASVLVSPLSLSSGAPPERAAEINLSLPGDAFDAVVRAKAALEAACPGVVSCADILALAARDLVGILGGPRFPVALGRRDSRRSDARDVEGNLARTNMSARAMVRLFAGKGLTPREMVALAGAHTVGFSHCGEFAHRIYGYRGAGGLGHDPRLNPEFARALQRSCAGYRSDPTVSIFNDIVTPRDFDEAYYKNLPHGLGLLASDAALWEYPPTRVFAERYAGNRTAFFEDFASAMQRLGAVGVKTGRQGVVRRRCDALD; via the coding sequence ATGGGcctgccgctccgccgccgcctcctcctgctgcccCTCGCgctcctcgccaccgccgcctgcgcggcggccgcggcgcccagGCTGTCGCCCAACTACTACCGCCGCAGCTGCCCGCGCGTGGAGCGGATCGTGTCGGACGTCATCGCGGCCAAGCAGCGCGCCAACccgtccacggcggcgggcacgCTGCGGCTCTtcttccacgactgcttcgtcAACGGCTGCGACGCCTCGGTGCTCGTCTCcccgctctccctctcctccggcgCGCCCCCGGAGCGCGCCGCGGAGATCAACCTCTCCCTCCCGGGGGACGCCTTCGACGCCGTGGTCCGCGCCAAGGCGGCGCTCGAGGCCGCCTGCCCCGGCGTGGTCTCCTGCGCCGACATCCTGGCCCTCGCCGCGCGGGACCTCGTGGGCATCCTCGGCGGGCCGCGGTTCCCCGTCGCGCTCGGGCGGCGCGACTCCCGCCGCTCCGACGCCCGCGACGTCGAGGGGAACCTGGCCCGCACCAACATGTCGGCGCGCGCCATGGTGCGGCTGTTCGCGGGCAAGGGCCTCACGCCCCGGGAGATGGTGGCGCTGGCCGGCGCCCACACCGTCGGCTTCTCCCACTGCGGCGAGTTCGCGCACCGCATCTACGGctaccgcggcgccggcgggctggGGCACGACCCGCGGCTCAACCCGGAGTTCGCGCGCGCGCTCCAGCGCTCCTGCGCGGGGTACCGGAGCGACCCCACCGTCTCCATCTTCAACGACATCGTGACGCCCCGGGACTTCGACGAGGCCTACTACAAGAACCTGCCCCACGGGCTGGGGCTGCTAGCCTCCGACGCCGCGCTGTGGGAGTACCCGCCCACCCGGGTGTTCGCGGAGCGCTACGCCGGCAACCGCACCGCCTTCTTCGAGGACTTCGCCTCCGCGATGCAGAGGCTCGGCGCCGTCGGCGTCAAGACCGGGCGCCAGGGCGTCGTCAGGCGCCGCTGCGACGCGCTCGACTGA
- the LOC120681169 gene encoding uncharacterized protein LOC120681169: protein MDMLEMLTVRFHFNGEFVNDGKILQYVGGSEQMSYIDRDKVSLPEVIGHLKDHCAVEEGTLLHWLFPGRELKSGLRALVDDKVCIEMAGVTSEGEVAEIYVESPTFLQESDNGSGRTSNYEDELGDMDVADEEDTEAEEPRRQIVVRKSCSREEIQKQLLALEVFYTSPSKKGKEKKEDVRGKKKAACPDSSTDSDYLPGDTCSSEDDEEAAEILKNYKEFKKKQKSGQRATLDDVVLEGAAHAFPVGFEGYDEGNETPYAGSSDDEDSLEEIGPNGELCRKEDGCIRYKKNGKPQFQLGMKFRSKKQFKKAIIRYGLAERKVINFIKDDPKRVRAKCDWRHCPWVCLLSNNSRSESWQIVTFEDYHTCPPRRDNRLVTGRRIAEKYEKFIITNPSWNFVSMKETVQEEMFANVSISKLKRAKALVMKKALDSMKGQYNRLYDYQAELLRSNPGSTVIVVKDPEFEEPIFQRMYICLDALKKGFIAGCRKVVGLDGCFFKGAITGELLCAIGRDANNQMYPIAWAVVERENNDSWDWFCDLLFKDIQVGDGSGWVFISDQQKGVLNAVRRWAPIAEHRNCARHIYANWKKHFSVKEWQKLFWRCAKAPCLLLFNKARARLARDTIDGAQAIMNTHPEHWSRAWFRTYDYCLNPLEGMNGWPASDRLPLKAPGYVRMPGRPKKERRRDSTEGPKGTKMSKMGTVIRCSKCKQTGHNRSTCKKRSAAPSQSRTDQVLAQGSASHSEAGAEAAASHSVGAAQAPATQLGIPGGVSPQAIVPMPSTQGSYTSTSTTRIPPKAGTKKRKAPSDPSTSAKAIKTRASATVATGPGGSATINLVANVPRPQASSSATINISTGTASARVSASAPKSQAKPRKPKAPPVLFLPPWDSAKL from the exons ATGGACATGCTGGAAATGCTTACAGTTAGATTCCATTTCAACGGGGAGTTTGTGAATGATGGCAAGATTTTACAATATGTTGGAGGAAGTGAGCAAATGTCATATATCGACCGAGACAAAGTGTCCCTGCCAGAAGTCATTGGTCACCTAAAAGACCATTGTGCAGTTGAAGAAGGCACATTGCTTCATTGGTTATTCCCTGGCCGAGAATTGAAGAGTGGTCTTCGTGCTTTGGTTGATGATAAGGTGTGCATTGAAATGGCAGGTGTCACATCTGAAGGAGAGGTTGCAGAGATATATGTTGAAAGTCCAACGTTTTTACAGGAGTCAGATAATGGAAGTGGTAGAACAAGTAATTATGAGGATGAGCTTGGGGATATGGATGTGGCAGATGAAGAAGATACAGAGGCCGAAGAACCAAGAAGGCAAATAGTGGTAAGGAAGTCATGCAGTAGGGAGGAGATTCAGAAACAACTTTTGGCACTTGAGGTGTTTTACACCAGCCCAAgcaagaaaggaaaggaaaaaaaagaggatgTGAGAGGAAAGAAAAAGGCTGCATGTCCTGATTCTAGCACTGATAGTGATTACCTGCCTGGAGATACATGCTCATCAGAAGATGATGAAGAGGCTGCTGAGATATTGAAAAATTATAAAGAATTcaagaagaaacaaaaatcTGGGCAGAGGGCTACATTGGATGATGTGGTACTGGAAGGGGCAGCACATGCTTTTCCAGTTGGCTTTGAAGGATATGATGAAGGAAATGAAACCCCATATGCAGGTAGCAGTGATGATGAAGACTCTTTAGAAGAGATTGGACCTAATGGAGAGCTATGTAGGAAGGAAGATGGCTGCATTAGATACAAGAAGAATGGGAAGCCACAGTTTCAGTTAGGTATGAAGTTTAGAAGTAAGAAACAATTCAAAAAGGCAATTATTAGATATGGACTAGCTGAGAGAAAGGTAATAAATTTTATTAAGGATGACCCTAAGAGGGTTAGGGCAAAGTGTGACTGGAGGCATTGTCCATGGGTGTGTCTTTTGTCCAACAATTCTAGGAGTGAGAGCTGGCAGATTGTGACATTTGAAGACTATCACACTTGCCCCCCTAGAAGAGATAATAGGCTTGTGACAGGGAGAAGGATAGCAGAAAAATATGAGAAGTTCATTATTACTAATCCAAGTTGGAACTTTGTAAGTATGAAGGAGACTGTACAAGAAGAAATGTTTGCTAATGTTAGCATCTCAAAACTTAagagagctaaggctttggtcatgAAGAAGGCACTGGACTCTATGAAAGGTCAGTACAACAGGTTGTATGACTACCAAGCCGAGCTCCTTAGGAGTAACCCAGGTAGTACAGTAATAGTGGTTAAGGATCCAGAGTTTGAAGAGCCCATCTTTCAAAGGATGTACATATGCCTAGATGCATTGAAGAAAGGCTTCATTGCTGGATGCAGAAAGGTTGTAGGCTTAGATGGTTGTTTTTTCAAAGGAGCAATAACAGGAGAGCTGCTATGTGCTATAGGGAGAGATGCAAACAACCAAATGTACCCTATTGCATGGGCTGTGGTTGAAAGGGAGAACAATGATTCATGGGATTGGTTTTGTGACCTATTATTTAAAGACATACAAGTTGGTGATGGTTCTGGATGGGTGTTTATATCAGATCAACAAAAG GGCGTACTCAATGCTGTGCGGAGATGGGCTCCTATTGCTGAGCATAGAAACTGTGCTAGACACATCTATGCCAATTGGAAAAAGCACTTCAGTGTCAAGGAGTGGCAGAAATTGTTCTGGAGGTGTGCCAAGGCTCCATGTCTGCTGCTGTTTAACAAAGCTCGAGCAAGGTTGGCCAGAGATACAATAGATGGTGCTCAAGCTATAATGAATACACATCCAGAGCATTGGAGTAGGGCTTGGTTCAG GACATATGACTATTGTCTCAATCCATTAGAAGGAATGAATGGATGGCCAGCATCTGATAGGCTCCCCCTTAAGGCTCCTGGTTATGTTAGGATGCCAGGAAGGCCAAAGAAGGAGAGGAGAAGGGATTCTACAGAAGGTCCAAAGGGCACAAAAATGTCTAAGATGGGCACGGTCATTAGGTGTTCAAAATGCAAGCAGACTGGTCACAACCGATCAACATGTAAGAAGAGATCTGCTGCACCCTCTCAAAGTCGTACTGATCAAGTTCTTGCCCAAGGCAGTGCATCTCACTCAGAAGCTGGTGCTGAAGCAGCTGCCTCTCACTCAGTTGGTGCTGCTCAAGCACCTGCAACTCAGTTAGGGATCCCAGGTGGTGTTAGTCCACAAGCCATTGTACCTATGCCAAGCACACAGGGAAGCTACACATCTACAAGTACAACAAGGATCCCACCAAAAGCAGGAACTAAGAAAAGAAAGGCTCCATCAGATCCATCTACAAGTGCTAAG GCCATCAAAACAAGAGCTAGTGCTACAGTGGCTACTGGACCTGGTGGATCAGCTACAATTAATCTGGTGGCCAATGTTCCAAGACCTCAAGCAAGTTCAAGTGCCACCATAAATATCTCCACAGGGACAGCTTCTGCCAGGGTCTCTGCAAGTGCACCAAAAAGCCAAGCCAAGCCtaggaagcctaaggcaccacCAGTTCTTTTCCTCCCTCCATGGGATTCTGCCAAGCTTTGA
- the LOC120683701 gene encoding snakin-2-like produces MAPSKLAVAVAMVATLLLLSNSNIKAAPGGGGYPAPPVGPPPHQIVDPAKDCGGACDVRCGEHSRKNRCTRACLTCCRTCRCVPAGTAGNQETCGKCYTGWTTHGNRTKCP; encoded by the exons ATGGCGCCCAGCAAGCTCGCAGTGGCCGTCGCCATGGTGGCGACTCTCCTCCtgctcagcaacagcaacatcAAG gctgctcccggcggcggcggctacccgGCCCCTCCCGTCGGGCCTCCGCCGCACCAGATCGTCGACCCTGCCAAAG ACTGCGGCGGCGCCTGCGACGTGCGGTGCGGCGAGCACTCGCGCAAGAACCGGTGCACCCGGGCGTGCCTCACGTGCTGCCGCACCTGCCGCTGCGTGCCGGCGGGCACGGCCGGCAACCAGGAGACCTGCGGCAAGTGCTACACGGGCTGGACCACGCACGGCAACAGGACCAAATGCCCGTga